A region from the Triticum aestivum cultivar Chinese Spring chromosome 3D, IWGSC CS RefSeq v2.1, whole genome shotgun sequence genome encodes:
- the LOC123078371 gene encoding potassium/sodium hyperpolarization-activated cyclic nucleotide-gated channel 4, whose amino-acid sequence MLVLPVTPPRSPTSDPADWGEDRLLVCAPPTGVRTGASPPASPGLPATPTSFLSAMGSGVASVLSTPVVAPPHPPRTASYSRRGRSTSTPVTSSWRSARIVAARPAGNPALPIPERAELRAAARNLEPALAAA is encoded by the exons ATGCTCGTCCTTCCGGTGACACCTCCGCGCTCCCCCACCTCGGACCCCGCCGACTGGGGTGAGGACCGGCTGCTGGTGTGTGCTCCGCCGACTGGGGTGAGGACCGGTGCGTCTCCTCCAGCCTCGCCTGGCCTGCCCGCCACCCCCACCTCCTTCCTGTCAGCCATGGGGAGTGGGGTGGCCTCCGTCCTATCTACACCTGTGGTTGCGCCTCCCCACCCGCCACGGACAGCTTCCTACTCCAGGCGTGGGCGCTCGACCTCGACTCCGGTGACGTCCTCATGGCGTAGCGCCCGGATCGTTGCTGCTCGGCCGGCTGGCAACCCTGCTCTGCCCATCCCAGAGCGGGCGGAGCTTCGGGCCGCGGCCCGCAACCTTGAGCCAG ctctggcggccgcttag